The genomic segment TTTACCCACTGATGTGAGAAAAATCTTTCCTCCAACATATTACTGCACCTTATctgatttttgcatcaatgatCACTCAAATCAGCAAGACTTTACGTACATTTTAACCATGGTAAACAGCAAAAGGCTATacttaaaaaaactttatatacGGATTTACTCTTAAAATCCATCTGAAGCCTTAATTTTAAAACACTCAGTCTCAGAGATCATTGCTGAATTGGAAGGgagaccttcatcatcatcttcactcttttttttcaggttaAGGTTTTTTCCTTTATACTTCccacaacacatgcacacacacacacatacaaataaacaaacccacacaccGTTTCACAAATGTGCTTCTTAATGAAGCTTTCATGTAAGAATTTATGCGTGCTTCCCTTAATTTGTttcattcctctctctgtggCTTTTAGTCTTGGTCAGGGATAACAGATGAGTTTCAGTGCTGGTCCTTTTATTTGGCTGTCCATTCACtgctatacagtatatgcagttTTTACGGAGGCACGTAAAAGAGTCCTGGGGCTGATAAGCTGCCATACTGGTACCTTTTCTGAAATTTACAGTTAAAGTAACATTGTTCTCTAATGTTCTTTTCAGGGTTTTCTCAACCCGATCAATGATCTCATAAGGACACATGGCAGAGTTTGTgggtaaataaaaattaaaaaaaacccgaAAACTTTCTACATTAACAATTGGTGAAATGATAAGATGGATTTTGGCTAGGTAAAACCCTAATGTATGTAAGCAGCATTgaaaatttttaattcaaatgagtCTCTACTTGGTGTATGTTAGGTACTATTTGGGGCGCAGACCGGTGGTTGTGGTAGCAGACCCTGACATGCTCAGACAAGTGATGGTCAGAGACTTCAGCAGTTTCCCAAACAGAATGGTGAGGATATTAACCAAAGCAAAACATGTAGATTGTGTGCTTATTCACGATTCAAACATAAGCTTCAAAGGTGTAATGATAACAGACGTTTGTGCCTGTACTCTCCTGTTCTTCTATACAGACTGTTCGTTTTGCAACCAAGCCAATGACTGACTGTCTGCTCTTGTTGAGGAATGAACAGTGGAAGAGAGTGCGGAGCATCCTGACCCCATCCTTCAGTGCTGCCAAAATGAAAGAGGTGTTAGAATCAGCCCATAATGGttacaaagatgtttttttttagttgtcttCAAATTTGTGAATTGGTGAAGCAGATCATAAATGGCTGCATGATACACCTCACAGACACTTGAGGGAAAAAGTTTTTTGTCTGATAACTTACTGTCTGTCTCAGATGGGTAAGAAGTGTGGAGttggaggacagacagaaagttaaCATTCTAACTCTTAAGATTTGGTAAAACTGTATTATAGctgtaactgtaaaatattgaaattctTTTTTAGTCAAATTGTAACTTAGATAAtttataaaatgatgataatgaaatcACTGTTTCTTACATAACTAAAGTTCCAATTTGGTGTAACTATTTAGGAGTGTTTCTTTTGAATTCAGGGTGAAGCGTGTTGGCCTTGTACTGCCAGTAAAGATGTCTAATTAATTTATGGCAACTGCTTTTAACTTTAGTAGATATATCTGATCTGTATAATTTTAGAGACATTTTATACATCCAAtcagtttgtgtatttattgaTATTTGGTCTACAGTCTTTTTTGGCTGCGTGGTGTGATTGATCTTGCTGTACTTCTGGAAAAACATTGAccttttcctcatttttgtgGTATTTATAGACCAATATTCCTCTAACGCAATATCAACAAGAAAGGTTCACGTGTCTTTCCATTCCCAGAAGTCTCAGCTTTTTTCTTGTAGATGGTTCCACTCATCAACACAGCCACTGATGCCCTGATGAACAACTTAAATGTGTACGCTGAGTCAGGAGAGGCCTTTGACATCCACAGGTAATCACAAACACAATGAACAAAGGCTGTTAGAGTGAtggtgtctttttgtgtctcatatttttgtttgtgtgtctgttttgcagATGTTTTGGCTGTTTCACCATGGATGTTATTGCCAGTGTGGCATTTGCAACTCAGGTGGACTCTCAGAACAACCCAGATAACCCGTTTGTCCGCCACGCTCAGAtgttcttctccttttctttcttcaggccaatcctgctgtttttcagtcagtccaatctgtttgtattattatgatatctatatatctatatctatctctctctcgctctctctctctctctctatgtgtgtgtgtgtgtgtctatatatatatatatatatatatacacacacacacatacacacatacacacacacacacacacacacacatatatacacacacacatacatacatacatatatgtacattgGATCCTGAACAAGTGTTCAAAGTTGGCATTTCAGGTTGGGTTATACCaacaaatctgtttttgtgtgtccagTTGCTTTTCCTTTGATCACTGCTCCTCTGGCGGGACTCATCCCCAACAAGAGACGAGACCAGATGAACCAGTTCTTTATCAACAGCATTCAGAAGATCATcaagcagagagaggagcagcCTCCTGAACAGGTGAATCTATATTTATAGACATTTAATTTCTCTTAAAGTGCAACTTGTGTGTTACATTTCTCCAAGAGGGGTcccactttttcctttttttcttgatcATTTGTTTATTCTATGTACCAACTGCAATTTTCTTCATGAATACCATTTCTCACACAGagttttataaattaatttaaatcttGTAGAGGCGTCGAGACTTCCTTCAGCTGATGTTGGATGCTCGAACCAGCAAAGACGTTGTGTCTTTGGAACACTTTGATACAACAAACCATGCTGAAGAGCACGATCAGAGGAACCAACTGACGCAGCCATCGGCCTTAGATCAGGACAACCGTCTTCACCCAAAGGAGCCACACACCAGGCGTCCTCAGAAAAAGATGATGACTGAGGATGAGATTGTGGGTCAGGCATTTGTCTTCCTCCTTGCAGGCTACGAAACCAGCAGCAACACACTGGGGTTCACCTGCTACCTCCTGGCCCTCCACCCCGAATGTCAACGCAAAGTAGAGGAAGAGGTGGATGAGTTCTTTACTAGATATGTGAGTTCATCACCTCGTGGTTTGATCTTATCTTGTTTGCTTCATTTAGCTGTGACATAAGATAACAGTTGTGGACTGTTTTGGGTTTATCTCGTTCCACCTGTTGTTGTAGGTGTCGCCAGATTACACAAATGTTCAGGAGCTGAAGTATTTGGACATGGTTATATGCGAAGCATTGCGACTGTACCCTCCTGGATTCAGGTAAAGGAAGATGTTAAATGAGGATAAGGGATGCATTTTTAGTAGATTTAtctattttgtaatatttatgatATGATTATTGACAAAAGACCATGCAGCAATTACGTCGactaaagagaaaaatgagTTGAGGTCTATAAAACATTCAGGGTCATTCTTTTCCATGGCATTTTGTCCCTTAAAGGTTTGCACGAGATATCGACCATGACTGTGTGGTCAAAGGCCAGTTCCTCCCTAAAGGAGCGACGCTGGAGATCCCGGCTGGCTTCCTCCATAACGACCCAGAGCACTGGCCAGAGCCCGAGAGGTTCATCCCTGAGAGGTATGTAGGAGGCTGTAAGAGTAGTGAAGCAAATAAAAAACCTTGTGTTTCAGTCTCCTATAAATCTATTAGATGTTTCACTGTACTTACTGACAAATCACAAAGGTGGAATTAAggaataaaaatgatcaaaattagACTGTGACCACCTGCAGTAAACTTAAAGGTAGTGTGCAACAGCTAATCAAAATGATCACTATGATTAAATACTGCTGGGTTGAC from the Xiphias gladius isolate SHS-SW01 ecotype Sanya breed wild chromosome 8, ASM1685928v1, whole genome shotgun sequence genome contains:
- the tbxas1 gene encoding thromboxane-A synthase yields the protein MEAVVNFLHVFHIEASRLSVTLSLFVIFLGLLYWYSIYPFSVLSRCGIKHPKPVPFFGNIFMFRQGFLNPINDLIRTHGRVCGYYLGRRPVVVVADPDMLRQVMVRDFSSFPNRMTVRFATKPMTDCLLLLRNEQWKRVRSILTPSFSAAKMKEMVPLINTATDALMNNLNVYAESGEAFDIHRCFGCFTMDVIASVAFATQVDSQNNPDNPFVRHAQMFFSFSFFRPILLFFIAFPLITAPLAGLIPNKRRDQMNQFFINSIQKIIKQREEQPPEQRRRDFLQLMLDARTSKDVVSLEHFDTTNHAEEHDQRNQLTQPSALDQDNRLHPKEPHTRRPQKKMMTEDEIVGQAFVFLLAGYETSSNTLGFTCYLLALHPECQRKVEEEVDEFFTRYVSPDYTNVQELKYLDMVICEALRLYPPGFRFARDIDHDCVVKGQFLPKGATLEIPAGFLHNDPEHWPEPERFIPERFTPEAKANRHPFVYLPFGAGPRNCVGMRLAQLEIKMALVRLFHKYSIVACSETKVPLELKSSSTLGPKNGIFVKITRRNTGEGQCNSAPDD